The proteins below are encoded in one region of Streptomyces marianii:
- a CDS encoding metal ABC transporter ATP-binding protein has protein sequence MEPVAEPVISVRGARATLGSRPVLRGVDLAVERGEVVALLGANGSGKSTAVRSLIGQVPLTGGSVSLFGTELRRFRAWSRVGYVPQRTTAVSGVPATVREVVASGRLSRTRLGWPSKGDRAAVRRAIGLVGLADRARDSVSALSGGQHQRVLIARALAAEPELLIMDEPMAGVDLASQEILAGTLREQVAAGTTVLLVLHELGPLEPLIDRAVVLRDGCVVHDGPPPRAVGQHALPGHDHVHPHAADEPLRTGLLS, from the coding sequence ATGGAGCCCGTCGCAGAGCCCGTCATATCCGTCCGCGGGGCCCGTGCCACGCTGGGTTCGCGTCCCGTGCTGCGCGGCGTCGACCTTGCGGTGGAGCGCGGTGAGGTCGTGGCGCTGCTCGGCGCGAACGGCTCGGGGAAGTCGACGGCCGTGCGGTCGCTGATCGGCCAGGTGCCGCTCACCGGTGGTTCGGTGTCCTTGTTCGGTACGGAGTTGCGCCGTTTTCGTGCGTGGTCGCGGGTGGGTTACGTACCGCAGCGCACGACCGCGGTGAGCGGAGTGCCGGCGACGGTCCGGGAGGTGGTGGCGTCCGGCCGGCTGTCGCGGACGAGGTTGGGGTGGCCGTCGAAGGGCGACCGTGCGGCGGTGCGGCGGGCGATCGGGCTCGTCGGGCTCGCCGACCGGGCGAGGGACTCGGTGAGCGCTCTGTCGGGCGGGCAGCACCAACGGGTGCTGATCGCCCGTGCGCTGGCCGCGGAGCCGGAACTGCTGATCATGGACGAGCCGATGGCGGGTGTGGACCTGGCCAGTCAGGAGATCCTCGCCGGGACGCTGCGGGAGCAGGTGGCGGCGGGGACGACGGTGCTGCTGGTGCTGCATGAGCTGGGCCCGCTGGAGCCGTTGATCGACCGGGCGGTGGTGCTGCGGGACGGCTGCGTCGTCCATGACGGGCCGCCTCCGCGTGCCGTGGGCCAGCATGCGCTGCCCGGCCACGACCACGTTCATCCGCATGCGGCCGACGAGCCGCTCCGCACGGGACTGCTGAGCTGA
- a CDS encoding aldo/keto reductase, translating to MGMSALYGEADRSESIATIHAALDAGVTLIDTGDFYGMGHNETLIGEALRAAPAADREKALISVKFGALRDPDGGWSGYDGRPAAVRNFAAYSLQRLGTDHIDVYRIARVDPDVPVEETVGAIAELVEAGHVRHIGLSEVGADTLRRAASVAPIADLQIEYSLISRGVEDAILPTARELGIGVTAYGVLSRGLISGHFSGDRKLAADDFRGMSPRFQGDNLRHNLDLVEQLRKIAEQKGVSVAQLAIAWVLSRGEDVVPLVGARRRDRLTEALGALGVTFGEDELAAIERAVPRGAAAGERYPAVQMAHLDSER from the coding sequence ATGGGTATGTCGGCGCTCTACGGCGAAGCCGATCGCTCGGAGTCGATCGCGACGATCCATGCCGCCCTCGACGCCGGCGTGACGCTGATCGACACGGGCGACTTCTACGGCATGGGCCACAACGAGACGCTGATCGGCGAGGCACTGCGTGCCGCTCCGGCGGCGGATCGCGAGAAGGCGCTGATCAGCGTGAAGTTCGGGGCGCTACGCGACCCGGACGGCGGCTGGTCCGGCTATGACGGCCGCCCCGCCGCGGTCAGGAACTTCGCCGCCTACTCGCTGCAGCGGCTGGGCACCGACCACATCGACGTGTACCGCATCGCCCGTGTCGACCCGGACGTGCCGGTGGAGGAGACGGTCGGCGCGATCGCCGAGCTGGTCGAGGCCGGTCACGTCCGGCACATCGGCCTGTCCGAGGTCGGCGCCGACACGCTGCGCCGTGCGGCGTCCGTCGCCCCGATCGCCGATCTGCAGATCGAGTACTCGCTGATCTCCCGCGGTGTCGAGGACGCGATTCTGCCCACGGCGCGCGAGCTGGGTATCGGTGTCACGGCGTACGGCGTGCTGTCCCGCGGCCTGATCTCCGGGCACTTCAGCGGGGACCGGAAGCTGGCGGCCGATGACTTCCGGGGCATGAGCCCGCGCTTTCAGGGCGACAATCTGCGGCACAACCTGGATCTCGTGGAGCAGTTGCGCAAGATCGCGGAGCAGAAGGGCGTTTCGGTCGCCCAGTTGGCGATCGCGTGGGTGCTGTCGCGTGGCGAGGACGTCGTTCCGCTGGTGGGTGCGCGGCGCCGGGACCGGCTGACCGAGGCGCTGGGTGCGCTGGGCGTGACGTTCGGGGAGGACGAGCTCGCGGCGATCGAGCGGGCCGTTCCCCGGGGGGCCGCGGCGGGTGAGCGCTACCCGGCGGTGCAGATGGCACATCTCGACAGCGAGCGCTGA
- a CDS encoding DUF6158 family protein, with translation MAEQDRGVPPERLEDGQLLKELEAIHRTRHETLLYGSDDALQTHTSRMGALEAEYVRRHPRRATSRARTREGARARTCDEA, from the coding sequence ATGGCCGAGCAGGACCGCGGAGTGCCGCCGGAGCGGCTGGAGGACGGGCAGCTGCTGAAGGAGCTGGAGGCCATCCACCGGACCCGCCACGAGACCCTGCTGTACGGCTCCGACGACGCCCTGCAGACGCACACTTCCCGGATGGGTGCCTTGGAGGCGGAGTATGTCCGCCGCCACCCCCGGCGGGCCACGTCCCGTGCCCGGACCCGGGAGGGCGCACGGGCCCGTACGTGTGACGAGGCCTGA
- a CDS encoding glycine--tRNA ligase translates to MAADKIDTIVNLSKRRGFVYPSSEIYGGQRAAWDYGPLGTELKENIKRQWWRYMVTSREDVVGIDSSVILATEVWEASGHVATFTDPLTECTSCHKRFRADHLEEAYEEKHGRAPADGLTDINCPHCGTKGQFTEPKQFSGLLSTHLGPTQDSGSIAYLRPETAQGIFTNFAQVQQTSRRKPPFGIAQVGKSFRNEITPGNFIFRTREFEQMEMEFFVKPGEDEKWHEYWMEQRWNWYTGLGLREENMRWYEHPKEKLSHYSKRTADIEYRFQFGGSEWGELEGVANRTDYDLGAHSKASGTDLSYFDQEAGERWTPYVIEPAAGVGRTMLAFLLDGYNEDEAPNAKGVMEKRTVLRLDHRLAPVKVAVLPLSRNPQLSPKAKGLAADLRQNWNIEFDDAGAIGRRYRRQDEIGTPYCVTVDFDTLDDNAVTVRERDTMKQERVSLDQIQGYLATRLLGC, encoded by the coding sequence GTGGCCGCCGACAAGATCGACACGATCGTCAACCTGAGCAAGCGCCGTGGGTTCGTCTACCCCAGCAGCGAGATCTACGGCGGCCAGCGCGCCGCCTGGGACTACGGACCGCTGGGTACCGAGCTCAAGGAGAACATCAAGCGCCAGTGGTGGCGCTACATGGTCACCTCGCGCGAGGACGTCGTCGGCATCGACTCGTCGGTGATCCTGGCGACCGAGGTCTGGGAAGCCTCCGGCCACGTCGCCACCTTCACCGACCCGCTCACCGAGTGCACCTCCTGCCACAAGCGCTTCCGCGCCGACCACCTCGAAGAGGCCTACGAGGAGAAGCACGGTCGCGCCCCCGCGGACGGCCTGACCGACATCAACTGCCCCCACTGCGGCACCAAGGGCCAGTTCACCGAGCCCAAGCAGTTCTCCGGCCTCCTCTCCACCCACCTCGGCCCCACCCAGGACTCCGGCTCCATCGCCTACCTGCGCCCCGAGACCGCCCAGGGCATCTTCACCAACTTCGCCCAGGTCCAGCAGACCTCCCGCCGCAAGCCGCCCTTCGGCATCGCCCAGGTCGGCAAGTCCTTCCGCAACGAGATCACCCCCGGCAACTTCATCTTCCGCACCCGCGAGTTCGAGCAGATGGAGATGGAGTTCTTCGTCAAGCCCGGCGAGGACGAGAAGTGGCACGAGTACTGGATGGAGCAGCGCTGGAACTGGTACACCGGCCTCGGTCTCCGTGAGGAGAACATGCGCTGGTACGAGCACCCCAAGGAGAAGCTCTCCCACTACTCCAAGCGCACCGCCGACATCGAGTACCGCTTCCAGTTCGGCGGCAGCGAATGGGGCGAGCTCGAAGGCGTCGCCAACCGCACCGACTACGACCTCGGCGCCCACTCCAAGGCCTCGGGCACCGACCTGTCGTACTTCGACCAGGAAGCCGGCGAGCGCTGGACCCCCTACGTCATCGAGCCCGCCGCCGGTGTCGGCCGCACCATGCTCGCCTTCCTCCTCGACGGCTACAACGAGGACGAAGCCCCCAACGCCAAGGGCGTCATGGAGAAGCGCACCGTCCTGCGCCTCGACCACCGCCTCGCCCCGGTGAAGGTCGCCGTCCTGCCGCTGTCCCGCAACCCCCAGCTCTCCCCGAAGGCCAAGGGCCTCGCCGCCGACCTCCGGCAGAACTGGAACATCGAGTTCGACGACGCCGGCGCCATCGGCCGCCGCTACCGCCGCCAGGACGAGATCGGCACCCCCTACTGCGTCACCGTCGACTTCGACACCCTCGACGACAACGCGGTCACCGTCCGCGAGCGCGACACCATGAAGCAGGAACGCGTCTCCCTCGACCAGATCCAGGGCTACCTCGCCACCCGCCTCCTCGGCTGCTGA
- the recO gene encoding DNA repair protein RecO produces the protein MTLFRDDGIVLRTQKLGEADRIITILTRGHGRVRAVARGVRRTKSKFGARLEPFSHVDVQFFARGGDLVGRGLPLCTQSETIAPYGSGIVTDYARYTSGTAMLETAERFTDHEGEPSVQQYLLLVGGLRTLARGEHPPHLVLDAFLLRSLAVNGYAPSFSDCAKCGMPGPNRFFSVAAGGVICADCRVPGSVVPSAEAIGLLSALLTGDWDTARACEERHVREGSGLVSAYLHWHLERGLRSLRYVEKHVEKK, from the coding sequence ATGACCCTGTTCCGCGACGACGGCATCGTGCTGCGCACCCAGAAGCTGGGCGAAGCGGACCGCATCATCACGATCCTCACCCGCGGACACGGGCGGGTCCGGGCCGTCGCCCGCGGAGTACGCCGCACCAAATCGAAGTTCGGCGCCCGCCTCGAACCGTTCTCGCACGTCGACGTCCAGTTCTTCGCCCGCGGCGGCGACCTCGTCGGCCGCGGCCTTCCGCTGTGCACCCAGAGCGAGACGATCGCCCCGTACGGCAGCGGCATCGTCACCGACTACGCCCGCTACACCTCGGGCACCGCCATGCTGGAGACCGCGGAACGGTTCACCGACCACGAGGGCGAACCGTCCGTCCAGCAGTACCTGCTGCTCGTCGGAGGGCTCCGCACCCTCGCCCGCGGCGAGCACCCGCCGCACCTCGTCCTCGACGCGTTCCTGCTGCGCTCCCTCGCCGTCAACGGCTACGCGCCGTCGTTCTCCGACTGCGCGAAATGCGGCATGCCCGGGCCGAACAGGTTCTTCTCCGTCGCCGCCGGCGGGGTCATCTGCGCCGACTGCCGTGTCCCCGGCAGCGTCGTACCCTCTGCTGAGGCGATCGGCCTGCTCAGCGCGCTGCTGACCGGAGACTGGGACACGGCACGGGCGTGCGAGGAACGCCACGTCAGGGAGGGCAGCGGACTGGTGTCCGCCTATCTGCACTGGCACCTGGAGCGCGGCCTGCGCTCGCTGCGGTACGTAGAGAAGCACGTCGAGAAGAAGTGA
- a CDS encoding metal ABC transporter permease, translating to MIMEFLQDPFMQRALLAAVLVGVTAPAVGIHLVQRRQALMGDGIGHVALTGVGLGFLLSTNPVWTATLVAVAGSVAMELIRAYGRTRGDIALAMLFYGGMAGGVMLMSLSGTGSSANLTSYLFGSLSTVSDEDVVAICLLAGFVLLVTVGLRRQLFAISQDEEFARVTGLPVRALNLLVAVTAAVTVTVAMRVVGLLLVSALMVVPVAAAQQVTRSFAVTFVVAVAIGVAVTLAGTVTTYYQDVPPGATIVLLAIAVFVLFTALATPLARRRSRVAEALAGAAGAECDVDVPATRRPAGDAAV from the coding sequence CTGATCATGGAATTCCTCCAGGACCCCTTTATGCAGCGGGCGCTGCTGGCCGCCGTGCTGGTGGGCGTCACGGCACCGGCCGTGGGCATTCATCTGGTGCAGCGCCGGCAGGCGCTGATGGGCGACGGCATCGGCCATGTCGCGCTGACCGGTGTCGGTCTCGGTTTCCTGCTGTCGACGAATCCGGTGTGGACGGCGACGCTGGTGGCGGTGGCCGGTTCGGTGGCGATGGAGCTGATCCGGGCGTACGGGCGGACCCGCGGTGACATCGCGCTGGCGATGCTGTTCTACGGCGGGATGGCGGGCGGTGTGATGTTGATGAGTCTCAGCGGGACGGGGTCGAGCGCCAATCTGACGTCGTACCTTTTCGGTTCGCTGTCCACCGTCTCGGACGAGGACGTCGTCGCGATCTGTCTGCTGGCGGGCTTCGTGCTGCTGGTGACGGTGGGGTTGCGGCGGCAGTTGTTCGCGATCAGCCAGGACGAGGAGTTCGCGCGGGTCACGGGGCTGCCCGTGCGGGCGCTGAACCTGCTGGTGGCGGTGACGGCCGCGGTGACGGTGACGGTCGCGATGCGTGTTGTCGGGCTACTGCTGGTGAGCGCGCTGATGGTGGTGCCGGTGGCGGCGGCGCAGCAGGTCACGCGTTCGTTCGCGGTGACGTTCGTGGTGGCGGTGGCGATCGGGGTGGCGGTGACGCTGGCCGGTACGGTCACCACGTACTACCAGGACGTGCCGCCGGGTGCGACGATCGTGCTGCTGGCGATCGCGGTGTTCGTGCTGTTCACGGCGTTGGCGACGCCGCTGGCGCGGCGGCGGTCGCGGGTGGCCGAGGCGTTGGCGGGGGCTGCGGGGGCGGAGTGCGACGTGGACGTTCCGGCGACCCGCCGTCCGGCGGGTGACGCCGCGGTCTGA
- a CDS encoding Uma2 family endonuclease: MTLMLERPTTIEAPRGTPQFEALCDTLLSMEVPDGYRAEIVGGNIVMSPWSRGFYLPVMESVLDQLKPERPPGHTMSSAPFLFTFPGEERAYGPDIYAAATSAFRTDSRYVDGEALSFVCELTSSATRLVDWQDKVPVYGRAGVPVYLLLDMQEQTATVFWEPSAKGYLSRRTAPFGGKLEIPDPFGCELDTGVFEVPADVTES, from the coding sequence ATGACACTGATGCTTGAGCGACCGACGACCATAGAAGCCCCCCGTGGCACACCGCAGTTCGAAGCGCTGTGCGACACGCTGCTGAGCATGGAGGTGCCCGACGGCTACCGGGCAGAGATCGTCGGGGGAAACATCGTCATGTCACCGTGGTCCCGGGGCTTCTACCTGCCCGTCATGGAGTCCGTCCTGGACCAGTTGAAGCCGGAACGCCCGCCAGGCCACACCATGTCCTCGGCCCCGTTCCTGTTCACCTTCCCCGGCGAGGAACGGGCGTACGGCCCGGACATCTACGCCGCCGCGACCTCCGCCTTCCGGACGGATTCGCGGTACGTCGACGGCGAGGCCCTCTCCTTCGTCTGCGAGCTCACCTCTTCGGCGACCCGGCTCGTGGACTGGCAGGACAAGGTCCCCGTCTACGGCAGGGCAGGCGTGCCCGTCTACCTCCTGCTGGACATGCAGGAGCAGACCGCCACCGTGTTCTGGGAGCCCTCCGCCAAGGGGTACCTGTCCCGGCGCACGGCCCCGTTCGGCGGGAAGCTGGAGATCCCCGACCCGTTCGGCTGCGAACTCGACACCGGCGTGTTCGAGGTGCCTGCCGACGTCACGGAGAGCTGA
- a CDS encoding H/ACA ribonucleoprotein complex subunit GAR1/NAF1 has translation MTSPPPVGAYAVDTSTGRVGRVLDLMGPHVRLAPVGCGREWACAPDDLRIATPAERLSAATAYANARSRGEVP, from the coding sequence ATGACGTCACCCCCGCCCGTGGGGGCGTACGCCGTCGACACGAGCACCGGCCGCGTCGGGCGGGTCCTCGACCTCATGGGACCGCACGTCCGCCTCGCACCGGTCGGCTGCGGACGCGAATGGGCCTGCGCCCCCGACGACCTGCGCATCGCCACCCCCGCGGAACGCCTCAGCGCCGCGACCGCCTACGCGAACGCCCGCAGCCGCGGCGAGGTGCCGTAG
- a CDS encoding ArsR/SmtB family transcription factor — MQVPLYQAKAEFFRMLGHPVRIRVLELLQNGPVPVRDLLTAIEIEPSNLSQQLAVLRRSGIVVSIRDGSTVSYALAGGDVAELLRAARRILTELLVGQNELLEELRQADV; from the coding sequence ATGCAGGTACCGCTGTACCAGGCCAAGGCGGAGTTCTTCCGCATGCTCGGGCACCCCGTCCGCATCCGGGTGCTGGAGCTCCTGCAGAACGGTCCGGTACCGGTGCGCGACCTGCTCACCGCGATCGAGATCGAACCGTCCAACCTCTCCCAGCAGCTGGCCGTGCTGCGCCGCTCCGGCATCGTCGTGTCGATACGCGACGGCTCCACCGTCAGCTACGCCCTCGCCGGCGGCGACGTCGCGGAACTGCTCCGCGCCGCCCGCCGCATCCTCACCGAACTCCTCGTCGGACAGAACGAGCTCCTCGAGGAACTCCGCCAGGCCGACGTGTGA
- a CDS encoding Fur family transcriptional regulator: MATAGPPVRGRSTRQRAAVAAALDEVDEFRSAQELHDMLKHRGDSVGLTTVYRTLQSLADAGEVDVLRTSDGESVYRRCESGEHHHHLVCRVCGKAVEVEGPAVEQWAETIAAQHGYVNVAHTVEIFGTCAECAKK; this comes from the coding sequence GTGGCGACGGCTGGACCCCCCGTGCGCGGCCGGTCGACCCGTCAGCGGGCCGCGGTCGCGGCGGCGCTGGACGAGGTGGACGAGTTCCGCAGTGCGCAGGAGCTGCACGACATGCTCAAGCACCGCGGCGATTCGGTCGGCCTGACGACGGTCTACCGGACGCTGCAGTCGCTCGCCGATGCCGGCGAGGTCGATGTGCTGCGCACGAGCGACGGTGAGTCGGTGTACCGGCGTTGTGAGTCGGGTGAGCACCACCATCATCTGGTGTGCCGGGTGTGCGGCAAGGCGGTCGAGGTCGAGGGGCCCGCTGTGGAGCAGTGGGCGGAGACGATCGCGGCGCAGCACGGCTATGTGAACGTGGCGCACACGGTGGAGATCTTCGGTACGTGCGCGGAGTGCGCGAAGAAGTGA
- a CDS encoding metal ABC transporter substrate-binding protein, whose amino-acid sequence MNVRRLIPTTALAGATALGLVSLSACSGASSAGGAKAGGKLDVVASFYPVQYLAEEIGGDHVEVTTLTKPGVEPHDLELKPRQVSELRQADYVLYLKGVQPAVDEAIAQSGVEHTVDAATLTGLEDHGTEVGHGDGHEGGEHEGGVGADPHVWLDPVKYAEVAEGVGDSLAKADPAHAADYRKNTETLVGKLKALDAKFADGLKNSTTKTFITTHSAFGYLAERYGLDQHGIAGIDPESEPSPARIKELQSVAKQEKVSTVFFETLASDRTAKTLAKDTGLRTDVLDPLEGITDRSKGDDYLSVMESNLAALQKALGAK is encoded by the coding sequence ATGAACGTACGCCGCCTCATACCCACCACCGCCCTCGCGGGAGCGACCGCGCTGGGCCTCGTCTCGCTCTCGGCCTGCTCGGGTGCGTCCTCGGCCGGAGGCGCCAAGGCGGGCGGCAAGCTGGATGTGGTGGCGTCCTTCTACCCGGTGCAGTACCTGGCCGAGGAGATCGGCGGTGACCATGTGGAGGTCACGACGCTGACGAAGCCGGGCGTGGAGCCGCATGACCTGGAGCTGAAGCCCAGGCAGGTGTCGGAGCTCCGCCAGGCCGACTACGTCCTCTATCTGAAGGGCGTGCAGCCCGCCGTCGACGAGGCGATCGCGCAGTCCGGCGTCGAGCACACGGTGGACGCCGCGACCCTGACCGGGCTGGAGGACCACGGCACCGAGGTCGGCCACGGCGACGGTCACGAGGGCGGGGAGCACGAGGGCGGGGTCGGGGCCGATCCGCACGTCTGGCTGGACCCGGTGAAGTACGCCGAGGTCGCCGAGGGCGTCGGGGACTCCCTGGCGAAGGCCGATCCGGCGCATGCCGCGGACTACCGGAAGAACACCGAGACGCTGGTCGGCAAGCTGAAGGCGCTGGACGCCAAGTTCGCCGACGGCCTGAAGAACAGCACCACCAAGACCTTCATCACCACCCATTCCGCCTTCGGCTACCTCGCCGAGCGGTACGGGCTGGATCAGCACGGCATCGCCGGGATCGACCCGGAGTCCGAGCCGAGCCCGGCGCGGATCAAGGAGCTCCAGTCGGTCGCGAAGCAGGAGAAGGTGTCCACGGTCTTCTTCGAGACGCTGGCCAGTGACCGTACGGCGAAGACGCTCGCGAAGGACACGGGGCTGCGGACGGACGTCCTGGACCCGCTGGAGGGCATCACGGACAGGTCCAAGGGTGACGACTACCTGTCGGTGATGGAGTCCAACCTCGCCGCGCTGCAGAAGGCGCTCGGCGCGAAGTGA
- a CDS encoding DUF6243 family protein encodes MAKGRNNLLGVGGQRRKLSRADQQGNGPASQADRRTAADQKQELLRKMRERAQGTEDAHGEASREAGDTQS; translated from the coding sequence GTGGCCAAGGGCCGCAACAACCTCCTCGGCGTGGGCGGACAGCGCCGAAAGCTGTCCCGCGCCGACCAGCAGGGCAACGGTCCGGCGAGCCAGGCAGACCGCCGGACGGCCGCCGACCAGAAGCAGGAACTCCTGCGCAAGATGCGTGAGCGCGCCCAGGGCACCGAGGACGCTCACGGTGAGGCGTCCCGGGAAGCGGGCGACACGCAGAGCTGA
- a CDS encoding TetR family transcriptional regulator, which yields MSTTETLTADRILEATEEVLRRFGPSKATVVDVARALGVSHGSVYRHFRTKAALREAVTARWLGRTEELLSEITEGPAGSAEEKLRAWLSCLFEAKRHKAGDDPELFATYAVLITEASDVVDEHLVVLVSQVTRIVEEGVRGGEFEAADPVSVAQAVFDATARFHDPVFAPEWRRPSIDDEFRAVCELLLRGLRV from the coding sequence ATGTCCACCACGGAGACCCTGACCGCCGACCGTATCCTCGAGGCGACCGAGGAGGTGCTGCGTCGTTTCGGTCCGTCCAAGGCGACGGTCGTCGATGTGGCGCGCGCCCTCGGGGTGAGTCACGGCAGTGTGTACCGGCATTTCCGCACCAAGGCGGCGCTGCGTGAGGCGGTGACGGCTCGCTGGCTGGGCCGCACCGAGGAGTTGCTGTCGGAGATCACGGAGGGGCCTGCCGGTTCGGCGGAGGAGAAGCTGCGGGCGTGGTTGTCGTGTCTGTTCGAGGCGAAGCGTCACAAGGCGGGTGACGATCCGGAGTTGTTCGCCACGTACGCGGTGCTGATCACGGAGGCCAGTGATGTGGTGGACGAGCATCTGGTGGTGCTGGTCAGCCAGGTGACGCGGATCGTCGAAGAGGGGGTGCGCGGCGGGGAGTTCGAGGCCGCGGATCCGGTGTCGGTGGCGCAGGCGGTGTTCGACGCGACGGCGCGTTTCCATGATCCGGTGTTTGCGCCGGAGTGGCGGAGGCCGTCGATCGACGACGAGTTCCGTGCGGTGTGCGAGTTGTTGTTGCGTGGTCTGCGGGTCTGA
- a CDS encoding isoprenyl transferase: MARRGILGRSRREYKVPEPHPSGAQPPRIPGELVPDHVAVVMDGNGRWAKERGLPRTEGHKVGEGVVLDVLKGCLEMGVKNLSLYAFSTENWKRSPEEVRFLMNFNRDVIRRRRDEMDELGIRIRWVGRMPKMWKSVVQELQVAQEQTKDNDAMTLYFCVNYGGRAEIADAAKKIAEDVAAGRLDPAKVNEKTFQKYLYYPDMPDVDLFLRPSGEQRTSNYLIWQSSYAEMVFQDVLWPDFDRRDLWRACLEYAQRDRRFGGAIPNEELARIEKELDKS; the protein is encoded by the coding sequence ATGGCACGACGCGGAATCCTGGGACGTTCCCGCCGCGAGTACAAGGTCCCCGAGCCGCACCCGTCCGGAGCGCAACCGCCGAGGATCCCCGGCGAACTCGTGCCGGACCACGTCGCCGTCGTCATGGACGGCAACGGGCGCTGGGCCAAGGAACGCGGACTGCCGCGCACCGAGGGGCACAAGGTCGGCGAGGGCGTCGTCCTCGACGTACTCAAGGGCTGCCTGGAGATGGGCGTCAAGAACCTCTCCCTCTACGCCTTCTCCACCGAGAACTGGAAGCGCTCCCCGGAGGAGGTGCGCTTCCTGATGAACTTCAACCGGGACGTGATCCGCCGGCGCCGCGACGAGATGGACGAACTCGGCATCCGCATCCGCTGGGTCGGCCGGATGCCCAAGATGTGGAAGTCCGTCGTCCAGGAACTCCAGGTCGCCCAGGAGCAGACCAAGGACAACGACGCCATGACGCTGTACTTCTGCGTCAACTACGGCGGACGCGCCGAGATCGCCGACGCCGCCAAGAAGATCGCCGAGGACGTCGCCGCCGGCCGGCTCGACCCCGCCAAGGTCAACGAGAAGACGTTCCAGAAGTACCTGTACTACCCGGACATGCCGGACGTCGACCTCTTCCTGCGCCCCAGCGGCGAGCAGCGCACCTCCAACTACCTCATCTGGCAGAGCAGTTACGCCGAGATGGTCTTCCAGGACGTGCTCTGGCCCGACTTCGACCGCCGCGACCTGTGGCGGGCCTGCCTGGAGTACGCCCAGCGCGACCGCCGCTTCGGCGGCGCCATCCCGAACGAGGAACTCGCCCGCATCGAGAAGGAACTCGACAAGTCGTAG